tctccctctctccctctctccctctttcgctctctcgctctcacactctccctctctcgctctcgcactctccctctctccccctctcttgctctcccactctccctctctccctctctccctctttcgctctctcgctctcacactctccctctctcgctctcgcactctccctctctccctctctccccctctcttgctctccctctctccctctctccctctctcactctctcactctcacactctctcaccctctcgctctccctctcactctcacacactccctctctcacactctccctctctcactctcacactcccccgctctcgctctcacactctcccgctctcgctctcacactctctcgctctcacactctctcgctctccctctccctctctccctctctccctctctccccctctcttgctctctctctctccctctctccctctctcactctcacactctcacaccctctcgctctccctctcactctcacactctccctctctcacactctccctctctaactctcacactctccctctctcacactctccctctctcgctctcacactctcccgctctcgctctcacacactccctctcaccctcttcctctctccctctctcacactcacactctccctctctcactctccctctttcgctctcacactctccctctctcactctcactctctccctctctcgctctcacactctcgctctcacactctccctctctcgctctcacactctccctctctctcaagctctccctctctcgctctcacattctccctctctcgctctcacactctcgctctctccctctctcgctctcacgctctccctctctcgctctcacgctctccctctctcgctctcacgctctccctctctcgctctcacactctcgctctcatgctctccctctctcgctctcacactctcgctctcacgctctccctctctccctctcacgctctccctctcacgctctcgctctcacactctcgctctcacgctctccctctctcatgctctctctctcactcacgttctctctctcactcaggctctctctctctctcatgttctatctctctctcttgctcacactctctctctctaccatgctgtctctctgtctaccgttgggagggagatgtttgaacaccgggccatggggggaggggggaagtgttCGCGGACAGGACTCTCGCTCTGACATCAGAATACCTGGTGTTTATTATCACACGGTGACAAGCTAGTCAATGATTTGCTATTCTTTATACTATCTGTGACGCGGTTACATTCTCACATTCCAGCATAATCTGTGCAACTACAATGGTCCCTAAATATTTATCCCCCCCTCAAAGCACCTGAATCTTATCTTATCTGGGCCTTTGCAGAGAGGTTACAAGGCATTTGCCTCTTTTCCAGACCCTTTGTTTCTCACAGGGTGTCACATCTCTGTTGcagagatctctctctctctcacacacacacacactgagctggGGATTTGATACTTTAATATTCTTCACTCACACAATAGTGAACGAATCCTTTGTCGCTCACATGGGTCCTTTGCATTATTGATATTGGCTCCCTGTTCAAAAGAGTTTTAGACAATGCATTGTCCCTGCATCGAGATAGTGTGGGGAATCCTTCCTTCAAAACCAATTGGATATAAACTATGCTTTCCTGAGATCCGACGCAgtgttttcagtttatttattagtgtcacgagtaggtttactttaacactgcaacgaagttactgtgaaaatccctgagtcgccacactccggtgcctgttcgggtacactgagggagagtttagcattgccgatccacctaaccaggatgtcttttggactgtgggaggaaaccggagcaccagtccaaagatgtgcaggttaggtgcattggccatgctaaattaccccttagtgtcccgggatgcataggttagaggaattagcggggtaaatatgtgggcttacggagataagtgggattgttgtcagtgcagacttgatgggctgaacggcctccttctgtacttgtagggattctatgattctcctggaggaaacccacgcaaacacagggagaacgtgcagactctgcacaaccagtgacccaagccgggaatcgaacccggggtccgtggctctgtgaggcagcagtgctaaccactgtgccaccgtgcagtgtgGGACACTGAAGTAATATTCACCTGTCTGAAAAGCCTGCTAGACTTGAAAAGGTTAAATCAAATTCACATGTACAGCTTTGTTTGCACGAATGTCGAATCAGCTTACCCTGAACCAAACACTGTCACCAGTCTTCATACATTcaccatgtacacacacactcacacacacaaacgcacgcacacacacacacccatacacacatacacatgcatacacacacacacacaccacacacacacacacacacacacacacaataaacccAATGCATCTGATGCTAATCTTGTATAGTGGGGAGGCTAAGGTGATCTCCTAACGCCCTCCTGTTTTATATACATTCCAAATCTATTAAACACTCAGGTTTAATTTAAAACTGCCCAGCTGAATCCTGCACAGAAAGCTGTAACCACATTCTGGCTCTTAACCTATGTTTCAAATCCATTTAACTTTTAGTTACAAGCAAACACATGTAGCTcatttttccctctctccccccccaagcAAActgcccccgttccccccccccaaactgaccATGTTATGAAGCAATGGGGTGCATATTCTTGGAACCAGGGCTGGTCCTGAAATAGTTTGAGGGTTTTGTTTTTTTGGCTGCCCTGACACCGCACAACTCATTTCAACAAATGTACAGATGGCAGGGAATGAAACAGTGCAGCGTCTTTTTTTAGACACTGGATTTGCACATCGCTTCGGGGGCTAAATCTTTTCAAAAGGTAATTAGAGAATATGGTGCAATCTCTCCGATGAGCCAGAATGTTTACAAGTGGCACAAACATGTGGTGATCTGGGGacaagtgtgtgtgttttttggtGCATTTATGCATTGCACTAGCCCTAAGGGACCCTTGAACAATagtcaccccccctcctcctgacTAAGTCAGAATGTATCCCCCCCACTGCCTCCTCTTACAATCCCTTGcaccttgaatctgtgcatgTCAGTACTGGGGCTGCAAATACATTAAATGCATCGTCCGGACAACGAAGATACAAGAAGTATAAAGATTCATGGTGGATtactagctggtccccctggttATGTCTCGTCAACCTAATAGTTGAGGGTTAAgactaaaaaaaaagaaaattggctTTGAAGATCTTTTGTTTATTAAACAACCCTTCCCAAAAATCGCTCACACACAAATATCATTTCAAGGTCTACCACCTGCTGAAGACGGGAATTTTATTTTGCCTGtaatagggcgacacggtggcacagtggttagcactgctgcctcacagctccagagacctgggttcgattcccgcttgggtcaccgtctgtgtggagcctgcacgttctccccgtgtctgcgtgggtttcctccgggtgctccggtttcctcccacagtgcaaagttgtgcgggttaggttgattggtcatgctaaattgcccctgggtgtcctgggatgtgtagattagaggggttagttgggtaaatatgtggggttacggtgatagggactgggtgggattgttgacggtgcagactcgatgggccgaatggcctcattctgcactgtagggattctatgataatgcaaCCAGCTGTGCTAGTCCCTTTGATACCTTTCTACACGTTGAAAGGATCAGATAGTTAATATTTTGTCCGTGAAAGCAAGGGGAAGACAAAGTATTGCggatctggaatctgaaacaaaaacagaaaatgctggagaaactcagcagatctgtcagcatctatagggagagaatagagctaatgtttcgagtctagatgacccttcgtcaaagtagattttctagcattttttgtttttgtttcaggttacagcatccgcagtactttgcagaaaatgctggaaaatctcagctgatctgtcagcatctatagggagagaatagagccaatgtttcgagtctagatgacccttcgtcaaagtagattttctagcattttttgtttttgctgaGGGAGTCAGTCGAGGTTGATTATGATTCGATCGGCTCCAATCCGATTAAGAGTGACCATTATTCAGTGGGACGCCTCCGATAGATGGTCTCAATCCTTGACGATACGGATCCCATAAGGGTTCTtagctccccccccacctccactttGTTGCGGGCTTTGagttcagccttttaattgatcacaactttacccttcaagtagccagaccaagtcacagagatctctcaaacagctgttttaatcaaGCTATATTGCTCGGACCCCGGAAAGCCACAAGTCACAGCCTGTAACTAGCCAGAGTGCCAAATTtagaaatacacaagcaattgTAGTTTCAAATTTTCTCACAATTAGCATATATCAATCGTGTtttaggagttatctctatccactcagagctattgattaaggttacgtcATGCATACTGAAGGGAATAGTGCCAAATGATAACTTCTGCTTGTTATATCATCAAGCATGATAGCTATAGCTCTGACCAGTGCTATATTAACctctctttccattgttcccttgctctaatgggcaaacatgggctgcagctgcacatcattcaattGAATGGTCCATGACTCATATCTGGGTTGAGAGAAAGGTCTGTCCTGATGAggggtcatccaggctcaaaacattggtctattctctctccacagatgctgtcagacctgctgagtttcttcagcattttctgtttttccagcatccgcagtattttgcttttccctGGCTTCCATTTTTAACTATCTGCTCCtttcttggctcactgtctgtgtggagtctgcacattctccctgtgtctgcgtgggtttcctccgggtgctccggtttcttcccacactccaaagatgtgtgggttaggttgtttggccatgttaaattaaccctattgtcaggggtttggggagggtaaatatgtgaaattgtggggatagggcttgggtgggattgtggtcaatacagactcgatgggctgaatggcctccttctgaactgtagggattctatgattcaatgattcttgtCAGTGAAAGCTAGGGGAAGAATTGTTCTTTCCCAAAACTGTCCTGTGATGGGATTATAATCTACTGACCATTCATATTGATGCTGCAACTGATCGGTTGTGTGACAATTCAGGCAAACATTggcttggtttgatttattattgtcacatgtattagcaaacagtgaaaagtactgtttcttgcgcgctatacagacagagcataccgttcatagagaaggaaaggaatcggtgcagaatgtagtgttgcagtcatagctagggtgtggagaaagatcaacttaatgcaaagaacaaagaacaaagaacagtacagcacaggaaacaggcacttcggccctccaagcctgtgccgctccttggtccaactagaccaatcgtttgtatccctccattcccaggctgctcatgtgactatccaggtaaatcttaaacgatgtcagcgtgcctgcctccaccaccctacttggcagcgcattccaggcccccaccaccctctgtgtaaaaaacgtccctctgatatctgagttatacttcgcccctctcagcttgagcccgtgacccctcgtgatcgtcacctccgacctgggaaaaagcttcccactgttcaccctatctatacccttcataatcttgtacacctctattagatctccccatattctccgtctttccaaggagaacaaccccagtctacccaatctctcctcatagctaagaccctccataccaggcaacatcctggtaaaccttctctgcactctctctaacgcctccacgtccttctggtagtgcggcgaccagaactggacgcagttcaGTTCAGATgcaagatgggtccattcaaaagtctgatgcaacAGggcagaagctgctcttgagtcggttagtacgtgacttcagacatttgcatatttttcctgacagaagaaggtggaagagcgtatgtccggggcgggtggggtccttaattatgctggctgcctttttgaggcagcgggaagtgcagacagagtcaatggatgggaggctggtttgcgtgatgcactgggctacattcacgaccctttgtagtttcttgtggtcttgggcagagcaggaaccatatgtGCGTGCGTGTTTAACATTTTCTCAGTGAGCCTTGTAATTGTGGTTGATGGTGCTTCTGATATCTTTCCCGTCCCAGAACAAATGGAGGAGCTGCCTGGAGCCAGGGGAGAGGCGACGCGGCGTTTTTTCTTCAATTTGAACTCTATACCCCAGGAGGAGCTCATCACCTCGGCTGAGCTGAGGATCTACCGCGAGCAGGAGCGGGGAGGCTGTGCGAACGCCAGCGGCGGCGACTCCCACCGCATCAACGTTTACGAGATCCTCAAAGCGGCGGGGGCACCGGGCAGCGAGCCCATCACCCGGCTGCTGGACACCAAGCGGGTGCACCACAACATCAGCAAGTGGGAGAGCTTCGACGTCAGCCCGTCAGTGATGAGGTGGACGGCGCAGGGTCAGCCCAACCACGGCTTCATGGTGGAGGTCACTCACTTGGGGCAGGAGTGCCGACACTCTAAGCGACACGTCCGGATCAGCCGGTCCTTGCACCGAGACGAGGGCAGCTGGCCCCAGATGAGGCCTTTATTGGTGACGTTTAGCAACAATGGCAAAGGCCACCCCGTGGAGAAGAGGGTGAGGCGACAAGCCAAACACAAGCAGAAGAAAAGACACCGGTCGAGTTGCAAGCGGCACCCTTTATATGTGGATTTCAGTGACGTGGGGTGGAATGACTGGATTGTAGCCCCCCCAGGATATCACGCCTTTTACTGCCAAGGGGAGTGCCCCTTCCCACTGGCAGATCACTTAAACTCAACGAACCACGCAATTGTGCAGACGCTGGTGAACTCTGTGAATGCAAACATTCCCAGGGCGTGCTGCGTCCCAACGGACCTCAGTCCCATTTCCATGCTTTATCTGGACGAGTACGACAAAGTTGTACTAAAGAACTACCAAGacatggttgtggagggttgtggaTGTCGCTAAAGCAAAGGGAAGAAAATAAAAACTTGACACTTTACTGTTTCCCAATGAAGACActatttatattaaaaaaaataacaaaataGAAACAATctattttgaaaatatatttatggttacttaaaaataaattgggaaaataaatattttaatcagaGAATTGCTCCTTTTAAATGTTTAATTGTATTTCAGATGTACATGTTTATATGGGTTTAATCCCAACACATGAAGTATAATGGTCAAATTCTTATTTTGTATTTATTGCTATTGTAACCACTTTTTAGAAAATAGCTAATTTGTATTTATATGTAATCAAAGATAAATATAGGGTTTGTACATAAATCATCAATCCACATCTGTCTGAGGTATACGTGCTTTGAATGAAAACTTGCAAAGGAGaccttcttttctctctctctcagctggggggagggcgggcaagCTCAGGATCTAAAAGGTTTCGGAACGTGTCCCGACGTGAGTCCCGCCGTTTCCAAAGCCCTTTCTGACATGCGGCACATTAAAATTTTTGGCATAGCGATCTTGAAAAGCTCACCGATAACAAGATGAAGGGTTttaaggtgggggggggcggggggagtggaatGCGTGCAAAAGTAATTGTGGTGAGGGTCCAAGAACAAAACCGTGTAAAATAACACTCGGGCTGCTCCTTGTAGTTTACAGGTGGCGGAATGAGACAGAGGCTGGAGGCAAAATGGACCCGTTATTCAACTTCTAGTGAGGCGCAGTGTGAATGcgtgatgggggatgggggggaggggggggggtattaAATCCCATCTTTAAAAGAAAGACAATGCAACAACAGAGAGCTTCATAAGGAAGCAATAACCTGCCCAGTAACGTCTCTGAGTCAgtccgatttgatttattattgtcacatagagtcatacagaatggaaacaggtccttcggcccaacttgtccatgccgccctttcttttaaagcactaagctagtcccaatttcccgtgtttggcccatatccctctgtacccatcttacccatgtaacctcctcaatgctttttaaaagataaaattgtaacctgcttctactactacctctggcagctcgttccagccactcaccaccctatgtgtgaaaaaaatgcccctctgcacccttttgtatctctcccctctcaacttaaacctacgccctctcgttttagactcccctacttttgggaaaagatgttgactacctagctgatatatgcccctcattattttatagatctctataagatcagccctaagcctcccatgctccaggggaaaaaaaagtcccagtctatccagtctctccttataactcaagccattagtatacagtgaaaagtattgttttttgcatactatacaaagcataccattcatagagtacataggggagaaggaaaggagagggtgcagaatgtaatgttacagtcatagctagggtgtagagaaagatcagcttaatatatggtaagtccattcaaaagtctgatggcagcagggaagaagctgttcttgagttggttggtacgtgacctcagacttttgagcaTCTCATCCCAGTTTGACCATTCTAAGCGGGTACTCTCTCAGCTTAGACCCCAAGCTACAGGTCCCACCTCTTTGCCAGCTCATCTGACAATCCCGTGGCAGCATTTAACAAAAAGTAGGAGAGCTCTGCTGGTGtccttgccatgatgtggagatgccggcgttggactggggtaaacacagtaagaagtctcacaacaccaggttaaagtccaacaggtttatttggtagcaaaagccaccaagtGTCCTTGCCAACATTCCTTCCCCCGCAAGAGCAGATTATCCGCCCGTTTGTCTGGTAGCTGTGCGTAAATTGATTTGCCAACGGCGCCTGCAAGTCAAAAGTCtcgaactgaacaggaaacactGAATAATTGCGCAAGGTGCTGTTTAAAAAGACAGTTCTTCACCTCATGAATGTGCTTACATTGGCGATCAAAACGGAATTGATTTAAATCTACAACGATTTAGATTTATTTACTAATTcgcaaacatagaaaatagaagcaggcggaggccattcggccctcccagcctgccctgccagtcattatgatcatggctgttcgtcaaattcaatatcttgatcctgcctccctcccccgctAACCCCAAGAAACTTACATAAGCACTACAATAATTATAAGTTTGAGGAGTCGATCCAATGTTTTTTTGCATCAAAAATG
The DNA window shown above is from Mustelus asterias chromosome 15, sMusAst1.hap1.1, whole genome shotgun sequence and carries:
- the bmp2a gene encoding bone morphogenetic protein 2 — its product is MQYPPSEQMEELPGARGEATRRFFFNLNSIPQEELITSAELRIYREQERGGCANASGGDSHRINVYEILKAAGAPGSEPITRLLDTKRVHHNISKWESFDVSPSVMRWTAQGQPNHGFMVEVTHLGQECRHSKRHVRISRSLHRDEGSWPQMRPLLVTFSNNGKGHPVEKRVRRQAKHKQKKRHRSSCKRHPLYVDFSDVGWNDWIVAPPGYHAFYCQGECPFPLADHLNSTNHAIVQTLVNSVNANIPRACCVPTDLSPISMLYLDEYDKVVLKNYQDMVVEGCGCR